One window from the genome of Elusimicrobiota bacterium encodes:
- a CDS encoding thiamine pyrophosphate-dependent enzyme: protein MDEKRFDLGKIDIAWCPGCGNFSIIKAVKQALIELDIPQSRLVMVSGIGQAAKLPQYLNVNYFNGLHGRALPPATAIKAANPELVVIAESGDGDMYGEGGNHLLAAIRRNPDITNIVHNNMVYGLTKGQASPTSQLGFKTPVQVDGVFEEPINPISLAIALGASFVARAFAGDIDKTKEIIKKAINHKGYSLVDIFQPCVTFNKVNTFQWFKEHTYYLEEGYSPLDKITAFKRANEQEKFPLGIFYINPDKKTFEENLSLYKTDKTPLVKRGTDRKQLLAKLIEKYR, encoded by the coding sequence ATGGATGAAAAAAGATTTGATTTAGGAAAGATTGATATCGCCTGGTGCCCGGGATGCGGGAATTTCAGCATTATTAAAGCTGTTAAACAGGCTTTGATTGAGCTTGATATACCGCAAAGCAGGCTTGTTATGGTTTCAGGCATAGGCCAAGCTGCAAAACTGCCCCAATATCTCAATGTAAACTACTTTAACGGTTTGCACGGCAGAGCGCTTCCGCCGGCAACAGCAATTAAAGCTGCCAATCCTGAACTTGTCGTAATAGCCGAAAGCGGGGACGGCGATATGTACGGCGAGGGAGGGAACCATCTATTAGCTGCCATAAGAAGAAATCCAGATATAACCAATATCGTTCACAATAATATGGTTTACGGCCTTACAAAGGGACAAGCTTCACCTACAAGCCAACTAGGTTTTAAAACTCCGGTTCAAGTGGATGGAGTTTTTGAAGAACCGATAAACCCGATATCTCTTGCAATAGCTTTAGGAGCTTCATTCGTTGCCCGCGCTTTTGCCGGGGATATAGACAAAACTAAAGAAATAATTAAAAAAGCAATAAACCATAAAGGATATTCTTTGGTAGATATTTTTCAGCCCTGCGTAACTTTCAATAAAGTTAACACTTTCCAGTGGTTTAAAGAGCACACCTATTACTTGGAAGAAGGATATTCGCCTCTTGATAAAATCACCGCGTTTAAGCGCGCTAATGAACAAGAAAAATTTCCTCTTGGAATTTTTTATATAAATCCGGACAAAAAAACCTTTGAAGAAAATTTAAGTCTATATAAAACAGATAAAACTCCTTTGGTAAAGAGGGGAACTGACCGAAAACAATTGCTAGCAAAGCTTATTGAAAAATATAGATAA
- a CDS encoding DUF559 domain-containing protein, translating into MPKNKNVLVGVLKNKSDLGILLKKRWYRIPIAYLPKSEFKYVAFYQPASFGRRGKRIEYYARVSRKKKTERIDLLPKESSHKRAHDDYLKIEFKEIKKLRKAVRNIIPRRISFGFTTLKDLLSSRNILQLYGVPPTEQLVEKGLNRIGIKTKREYCISKNGKKYRIDIAIFCKNGSIALECDNKKAHRSKAQRKKDKIKDSFLRRNGWRVIRLKERDIIECLDQCIKRIIKTIQIIN; encoded by the coding sequence ATGCCCAAAAATAAAAATGTTTTGGTAGGAGTGCTGAAAAATAAAAGCGATCTTGGAATTCTTTTAAAAAAGCGCTGGTACAGGATTCCAATCGCATATTTACCTAAGAGCGAATTTAAATATGTTGCTTTTTATCAACCAGCTTCATTCGGCAGAAGGGGTAAGCGCATTGAGTATTATGCCCGCGTCTCAAGAAAGAAAAAAACGGAAAGAATTGATTTACTGCCAAAAGAAAGCAGCCACAAGCGAGCGCATGACGATTATTTAAAAATTGAGTTTAAAGAAATAAAAAAACTTCGGAAAGCAGTAAGAAATATAATTCCGCGGCGTATCTCTTTTGGTTTTACTACTTTAAAGGACTTGCTTTCTTCTAGGAATATTTTGCAACTTTACGGTGTTCCTCCTACGGAACAACTCGTAGAGAAAGGACTTAATCGCATTGGTATTAAGACCAAAAGGGAATATTGCATTTCGAAAAACGGTAAAAAGTACCGTATTGATATCGCCATTTTCTGTAAAAATGGTAGTATTGCTTTAGAGTGCGATAATAAGAAAGCCCATAGAAGTAAAGCACAAAGAAAAAAAGATAAAATTAAAGATTCTTTTCTCCGCCGTAACGGCTGGAGAGTAATTCGTCTAAAAGAGCGCGACATAATAGAATGTCTTGATCAGTGTATCAAAAGAATTATAAAAACAATTCAAATCATAAATTGA
- a CDS encoding nucleotidyltransferase domain-containing protein: MSIKIRSKIEKKLLTYFFLNEERRSYTNELARTIGEDPKNVHRILLRLLETDILKSEYQGKERYFFANTASPLYSEYKKIFQKTYGVEQELTKILKKIPGIKEAYIYGSYAKNRMGAFSDIDILTVGDANTIDINREIIKLQKTTDREINLTNISESEFQIKLNQKDPFITEIWNSEKIKII; this comes from the coding sequence ATGAGTATTAAAATACGATCAAAAATTGAGAAAAAACTCCTGACTTATTTCTTTCTAAACGAAGAAAGAAGAAGTTATACAAATGAGCTGGCAAGAACTATTGGGGAAGACCCAAAAAATGTCCACAGGATACTGCTAAGACTGCTTGAAACCGACATACTAAAAAGTGAGTATCAAGGAAAGGAACGCTATTTTTTTGCAAATACTGCAAGTCCTTTGTACAGCGAATATAAGAAGATCTTCCAGAAAACCTATGGTGTTGAGCAAGAACTGACCAAAATACTTAAAAAAATACCCGGCATAAAAGAAGCTTACATATACGGTTCTTACGCAAAAAACAGGATGGGTGCATTCAGCGATATAGATATTCTAACCGTTGGGGATGCGAATACCATAGATATAAATAGAGAAATTATTAAACTCCAGAAAACAACCGACAGAGAAATTAATCTGACTAATATCAGCGAAAGCGAATTTCAAATAAAATTGAATCAAAAAGATCCTTTTATTACCGAGATCTGGAACAGCGAGAAAATAAAAATAATATGA